One genomic region from Haloarcula taiwanensis encodes:
- a CDS encoding DNA-binding protein encodes MTDIKAVVRAEHPDIVLTQTVSHDRSSKVRSVSEAGTDPTSGKFFYHIESSDFQQFEDGLRNDSTVGDFERVIETRDDEAIYSFEYTDEAKILSPVISAANGVILDMENDGSAWILTIWLPERTALAQLWDYAQENDIDIDLLRVNEYASLGNTDAGLTDSQREALLVALEMGYFEEPRNATLSDVAADLDISQPAAGGRLRRGIRRLIISSLRDDDEPPD; translated from the coding sequence ATGACCGATATCAAGGCGGTCGTCCGAGCCGAACATCCCGACATCGTCCTCACACAGACCGTTTCCCACGACCGGAGCTCGAAAGTCAGGTCCGTGTCTGAGGCGGGCACGGACCCGACGTCGGGCAAGTTCTTTTACCACATTGAATCGTCCGACTTCCAGCAGTTCGAGGACGGATTACGGAACGACAGCACTGTCGGGGACTTCGAACGCGTCATCGAAACCAGAGACGACGAGGCCATCTACAGCTTCGAGTACACGGACGAAGCAAAGATCCTCTCCCCCGTCATCTCGGCCGCGAACGGGGTTATCCTCGACATGGAAAACGACGGGAGCGCGTGGATACTGACGATATGGCTGCCCGAACGGACGGCTCTCGCTCAGCTGTGGGACTACGCTCAAGAGAACGACATCGACATCGATCTGCTGCGCGTGAACGAGTACGCCAGTCTGGGAAACACGGACGCAGGGCTGACTGACAGCCAGCGGGAGGCGCTCCTCGTCGCACTCGAAATGGGGTATTTCGAAGAGCCGCGGAACGCGACTCTCAGCGATGTCGCCGCCGATCTGGATATCTCTCAACCCGCGGCCGGCGGTCGCCTTCGGCGCGGCATCAGGCGGCTCATCATCTCCTCGCTGAGAGATGACGACGAACCGCCGGACTGA
- a CDS encoding dipeptide epimerase, translating to MNWRVDRLELPLSNPFGISRETSETSETVVVELTHEGTTGTGAVTPSAYYDESAQSVAETLPELCETVDRIGDPHAQQRIERDLDEQAPGQPAARMALSIAVHDLAARQLDLPLYRQWGLDPDAVPPTTYTVGIDSPERMAEKAWEAANSGFGHLKVKLGTDDDRARLDAVRDAVPDAEIRVDANAAWTVHEAINKADWLADAGVTMLEQPVEADDIDGLRRVTDATEIPVAADESCVTASDVPRVADACDIVNAKLVKCGGLRPATRLLNAAAAHNLDLMLGCMVESNASIAAAVHLTPLVDYVDLDGALLLASDPYDGVPLDGAVFDLTSVSAGTGARRARDA from the coding sequence ATGAACTGGCGCGTCGACCGCCTCGAACTGCCGCTGTCGAACCCGTTCGGTATCTCGCGAGAGACCAGCGAGACCAGCGAGACCGTCGTGGTCGAACTTACCCACGAGGGGACTACAGGTACCGGGGCCGTCACGCCGTCAGCGTACTACGACGAGAGTGCCCAGTCAGTGGCCGAAACGCTCCCCGAACTCTGTGAGACCGTCGACCGCATCGGCGACCCACACGCGCAGCAACGCATCGAGCGGGACCTCGACGAGCAAGCGCCGGGTCAGCCTGCCGCACGGATGGCACTCTCTATCGCTGTCCACGACCTCGCCGCTCGGCAGCTGGACCTGCCGCTGTACCGGCAGTGGGGCCTCGACCCCGATGCGGTCCCGCCGACCACCTACACAGTCGGCATCGACTCGCCCGAGCGGATGGCCGAGAAAGCATGGGAGGCGGCCAACAGCGGCTTCGGTCACCTGAAGGTCAAACTCGGGACCGACGACGACCGGGCGCGACTGGACGCGGTTCGGGATGCCGTCCCCGACGCCGAGATACGGGTTGACGCCAACGCCGCCTGGACCGTTCACGAGGCTATCAACAAGGCGGACTGGCTCGCCGACGCTGGTGTGACGATGCTGGAACAGCCGGTCGAGGCCGACGACATCGACGGCCTCCGCCGCGTGACCGACGCGACTGAGATTCCCGTCGCCGCCGACGAATCCTGTGTGACAGCGTCAGACGTACCGCGGGTCGCTGACGCCTGTGACATTGTCAACGCCAAACTGGTCAAATGCGGCGGCCTCAGGCCCGCAACACGGCTGCTCAACGCCGCTGCGGCCCACAATCTCGACCTGATGCTCGGGTGTATGGTCGAGTCCAACGCCAGCATCGCCGCGGCGGTCCATCTCACACCGCTTGTCGACTATGTCGACCTCGACGGGGCGCTCTTGCTGGCATCAGACCCCTACGACGGCGTGCCGCTCGACGGTGCCGTGTTCGACCTCACTTCGGTGTCGGCCGGCACCGGTGCTCGGCGGGCGCGAGACGCGTAG
- a CDS encoding peroxiredoxin produces MVSTGDTAPDISATIANGEVEDFELSDHLGDGPVVLAFFPGAFTPPCSNEMVALQEHLGDFHDAGATVLGVSADSAFSLNSFRDEHGLEFDLLSDMGRSAIQDYGLEIDIEDLGLLGVANRAVFVVDDDGEVTYSWVADDPTNEPDYDELLNAVESA; encoded by the coding sequence ATGGTTTCCACAGGCGACACCGCGCCGGACATCTCGGCGACAATCGCGAACGGTGAGGTAGAGGACTTCGAACTGAGCGACCATCTAGGCGACGGGCCGGTCGTGCTCGCGTTTTTCCCGGGCGCGTTTACGCCGCCGTGTTCCAACGAGATGGTGGCCCTGCAGGAACACCTCGGGGACTTCCACGACGCCGGCGCGACGGTCCTCGGCGTCAGCGCCGACTCGGCGTTCTCGCTGAACTCCTTCCGCGACGAGCACGGGCTGGAGTTCGACCTGCTCAGTGACATGGGCCGGTCGGCGATTCAGGACTACGGCCTCGAAATCGACATTGAGGACCTCGGGCTGCTCGGCGTCGCCAACCGCGCCGTGTTCGTCGTCGACGACGACGGCGAAGTCACCTACAGCTGGGTCGCCGACGACCCGACCAACGAGCCGGACTACGATGAGCTGCTAAATGCAGTCGAATCGGCATAA
- a CDS encoding gamma carbonic anhydrase family protein, with product MDSREYAFEGATPDIHGYAHVSREATLVGDVTVGPNANVWPGVVLRGDVAPVEVGRESAIGDGAIVHASTVGEKVMVGHGAVLNDAAVKDGALVGFNSTVSDATIGEGSIVAMGTVVPPGYEVPAESFVRGSPATVTPLSETTIDPNEVFEAFSSGDYANLAARHEDLFE from the coding sequence ATGGACAGCCGAGAGTACGCCTTCGAAGGAGCCACGCCAGATATCCACGGATACGCCCACGTCAGCCGCGAGGCGACGCTGGTGGGAGATGTCACCGTCGGCCCGAACGCGAACGTCTGGCCCGGCGTCGTGTTGCGCGGCGACGTGGCCCCCGTCGAAGTGGGCCGCGAATCGGCCATCGGTGACGGAGCCATTGTCCACGCCTCGACCGTCGGGGAGAAGGTGATGGTCGGCCACGGGGCCGTTCTCAACGATGCAGCGGTCAAGGACGGGGCGCTCGTCGGATTCAATTCGACGGTTAGCGACGCCACCATCGGGGAGGGCTCTATCGTCGCGATGGGAACGGTCGTTCCGCCGGGCTACGAGGTTCCAGCAGAGTCCTTTGTTCGCGGGAGCCCGGCCACAGTGACACCGCTGTCCGAGACCACCATCGACCCCAACGAAGTGTTCGAGGCGTTCAGCTCCGGCGATTACGCCAACCTCGCCGCCCGCCACGAGGACCTCTTCGAGTAA
- a CDS encoding universal stress protein, whose product MYDSVLVATDGSSGTAETLAHATSIARDNDATLHGLYVVDRRLYVAADKANQDEVRQSLEEEGEVALDDIVVGGEEAGVEVVTTMAEGIPHKTITNYAEEEDIDLIVMGTHGRTGRDRVANLGSVTERVVESAPVPVLVVHIE is encoded by the coding sequence ATGTACGATTCGGTGCTCGTAGCCACAGACGGGAGTTCGGGAACGGCTGAAACGCTCGCACACGCCACCTCCATCGCGCGCGACAACGACGCGACCCTCCATGGGCTGTACGTCGTGGACAGACGGCTGTACGTCGCGGCCGACAAGGCCAATCAGGACGAGGTTCGTCAGTCGCTGGAGGAAGAGGGCGAGGTCGCGCTCGACGACATCGTGGTCGGCGGCGAGGAGGCCGGCGTCGAGGTCGTCACGACCATGGCGGAAGGGATTCCTCACAAGACAATCACCAACTACGCCGAAGAGGAGGACATCGACCTCATCGTAATGGGGACCCACGGTCGAACCGGGCGAGACCGGGTCGCCAATCTCGGGAGCGTTACCGAGCGCGTCGTCGAGAGCGCGCCCGTCCCCGTCCTCGTCGTCCACATCGAATAG
- a CDS encoding threonine--tRNA ligase has product MSTVTVTLPDGTPLEVERGSTVEDVAYEIGPGLGDDTVAGVVDGDLVDKHAPLTDDVRLEIVTESSDEYLDVLRHSAAHVFAQALQRLHPDAKLTIGPWTDNGFYYDITGVDIDEDDLEAIEAEAEEIIEEDLDIERELVDRDEAFERYEDNPFKQDILETEAADDEEVSFYTQGEFEDLCQGPHVESTGEIGGFALLEISAAFWRGEEDNETLTRVYGTAFPTEDALDEFLEQRRKAEERDHRKIGQEMDLFSIDETTGPGLPLYEPNGKKILNELSEYVAGLNRDAGYDEVETPHVFRTELWKKSGHYENYVDDMFLLDVNDEEYGLKPMNCPGHATIFEQNSWSYRDLPVRYFEDGKVYRKEQRGELSGLSRTWAFTIDDGHLFVRPDQIEEEVLATVDIILDTLDTFNLDYTVQFATRPEKSVGGDEIWEKAESQLESVLDEQDIDYVVEEGDGAFYGPKIDFAFEDALGRHWDGPTVQLDFNMPERFDLSYTGEDNEEHRPVMIHRALYGSYERFFMVLTEHYNGKFPPWLAPEQIRLLPVSDDNIAYCEEIQDELEDFRVTIEDRSWTVGKKIQQAHDDRVPYMCVIGDNEEEAGTISVRDRKEREEKDIDIAAFRDHLETEVEQQRTAVTFLAGR; this is encoded by the coding sequence ATGAGTACGGTCACGGTCACGCTGCCCGACGGGACTCCCTTAGAGGTCGAGCGCGGCAGCACGGTCGAGGATGTCGCCTACGAAATCGGGCCAGGGCTAGGTGACGACACGGTCGCCGGCGTCGTCGATGGCGACCTTGTCGACAAACACGCGCCGCTGACAGACGATGTCAGGCTCGAAATCGTCACCGAGAGCAGTGACGAGTACCTCGACGTGCTTCGTCACTCGGCCGCTCACGTCTTCGCGCAGGCCCTGCAGCGCCTCCACCCTGACGCGAAGCTCACAATCGGGCCGTGGACCGACAACGGGTTCTACTACGACATCACCGGCGTCGACATCGACGAAGACGATCTTGAAGCCATCGAGGCCGAAGCCGAGGAGATCATCGAGGAGGACCTCGACATCGAGCGCGAACTCGTCGACCGCGACGAGGCCTTCGAACGCTACGAGGACAACCCGTTCAAGCAGGACATCCTCGAAACCGAGGCCGCGGACGACGAGGAAGTCTCGTTCTACACGCAGGGCGAGTTCGAAGACCTCTGTCAGGGCCCCCACGTCGAATCGACCGGTGAAATCGGCGGTTTCGCCCTGCTGGAAATCTCGGCGGCCTTCTGGCGCGGCGAGGAGGACAACGAGACGCTGACCCGCGTGTACGGAACCGCCTTCCCGACAGAGGACGCGCTCGACGAGTTCCTCGAACAACGCCGCAAGGCCGAGGAACGGGATCACCGCAAGATCGGCCAGGAGATGGACCTGTTCTCCATCGACGAGACGACCGGGCCGGGCCTGCCGCTGTACGAGCCAAACGGCAAGAAAATCCTCAACGAACTCTCCGAGTACGTCGCCGGGCTGAACCGCGACGCGGGCTACGACGAGGTCGAGACGCCCCACGTCTTCCGCACCGAGCTGTGGAAGAAGTCGGGCCACTACGAGAACTACGTCGACGACATGTTCCTGCTCGACGTCAACGACGAGGAGTACGGCCTGAAGCCGATGAACTGCCCGGGCCACGCCACCATCTTCGAGCAGAACTCCTGGAGCTACCGCGACCTGCCGGTGCGGTACTTCGAGGACGGGAAGGTGTACCGCAAGGAGCAACGCGGCGAACTCTCCGGGCTCTCCCGGACGTGGGCGTTCACCATCGACGACGGCCACCTGTTCGTCCGCCCGGACCAGATCGAGGAGGAGGTGCTGGCGACGGTCGACATCATCCTCGACACGCTTGACACGTTCAACCTCGACTACACCGTCCAGTTCGCCACCCGGCCGGAGAAGTCCGTCGGCGGCGACGAAATCTGGGAGAAAGCCGAGTCCCAGCTGGAGTCGGTCCTTGACGAGCAGGACATCGACTACGTCGTCGAAGAAGGCGACGGCGCGTTCTACGGCCCGAAGATCGACTTCGCCTTCGAGGACGCGCTCGGACGGCACTGGGACGGCCCGACCGTCCAGCTGGATTTCAACATGCCCGAGCGGTTCGACCTCTCCTACACCGGCGAGGACAACGAGGAGCACCGCCCGGTGATGATCCACCGCGCGCTGTATGGCTCCTACGAGCGGTTCTTCATGGTGCTGACCGAACACTACAACGGGAAGTTCCCGCCGTGGCTCGCCCCCGAGCAGATCCGCCTGCTGCCGGTCAGTGACGACAACATCGCCTACTGCGAGGAGATTCAGGACGAACTTGAGGACTTCCGTGTCACCATCGAGGACCGCTCCTGGACCGTCGGCAAGAAGATACAGCAGGCCCACGACGACCGCGTCCCGTATATGTGCGTCATCGGCGACAACGAGGAGGAAGCCGGGACCATCTCGGTCAGGGACCGCAAGGAACGCGAAGAGAAAGACATCGACATCGCCGCGTTCCGCGACCACCTCGAAACCGAAGTCGAGCAACAGCGGACCGCCGTGACGTTCCTCGCCGGCCGATAG
- a CDS encoding diacylglycerol kinase, whose amino-acid sequence MQIGSRRCILNPVSGDGEHADYVPRLLEARGFEVYETAAPGDAVAFGREAGRAEASEVAVCGGDGTVNEVVRGLDDAGHLSDVTLSVVPAGTANLLAGNVGIRDIEHGVEIADTGTKRTVDVGVAGGEPFLVSCIAGLPADASVSTPGDLKERFGTLAFLLTGAQEALRFDGLDITIAAVGKDGPFTWSGEATCLLVGNARKFVAEGGQANMEDGLLDVAIVEQMPTGNLVAEAIGQRLLALDTDGVTHVRADEITVDGHGETLTFSRDGELSTHETLSLSVRTQSLTLRVGPGYEPNPE is encoded by the coding sequence ATGCAGATTGGCTCGCGCCGGTGTATCCTCAACCCCGTCAGCGGCGACGGCGAGCACGCCGACTACGTTCCGCGGCTGCTGGAAGCACGCGGGTTCGAGGTGTACGAGACGGCGGCTCCGGGCGACGCCGTCGCGTTCGGCCGCGAGGCGGGCCGGGCCGAGGCTTCCGAGGTCGCCGTCTGTGGCGGCGACGGGACGGTAAACGAGGTCGTCCGCGGCCTCGACGACGCCGGCCACCTCTCGGACGTGACGCTGAGCGTCGTCCCGGCCGGGACCGCGAACCTTCTGGCCGGGAACGTCGGCATCAGGGACATCGAACACGGCGTCGAAATCGCCGACACCGGAACGAAGCGGACCGTGGACGTGGGCGTCGCTGGCGGCGAGCCGTTCCTCGTCTCCTGTATCGCGGGCCTCCCAGCCGACGCCAGCGTTTCGACCCCGGGCGACCTCAAAGAACGGTTCGGCACGCTGGCGTTTCTGCTCACCGGCGCACAGGAGGCGCTGCGTTTCGACGGGCTCGACATCACTATCGCGGCTGTCGGCAAAGACGGGCCGTTCACCTGGTCCGGCGAGGCCACGTGCCTGCTGGTGGGCAACGCCCGCAAGTTCGTCGCCGAAGGCGGGCAGGCGAACATGGAAGACGGCCTGCTCGACGTGGCTATCGTCGAACAGATGCCGACGGGGAATCTCGTCGCGGAGGCTATCGGCCAGCGACTACTGGCACTTGATACCGACGGTGTAACCCACGTCCGAGCGGACGAGATCACCGTCGACGGACACGGTGAGACACTCACCTTCAGCCGCGACGGCGAACTCAGCACCCACGAGACGCTGTCGCTGTCGGTGCGCACGCAGTCGCTCACGCTCCGCGTAGGACCGGGATACGAGCCGAACCCGGAGTGA
- a CDS encoding phage shock protein A, with protein sequence MGILSRASYVIRSKLNAVLNRAEDPTETLDYSYEQLRDELQDVKQGIADLTTQKKRLEIQKRRLEENVEKHNEQARQAVEQDREDLARQALEKKKQKMSQIEDLEGQIQDLQNQQDQLVEQKDELQKQIEQFRTKKETMKARHEAAKASARVNEAMTGAGDEMQDINQAIERAEERTEDMEARSQAMDELREDGVLESQISDESSLERELEEVRQKGSVDAELDTLKAEMGKAEDGDSGSTDADVSEAELEQELADESTQVDVDESEVESELDELKEDEQ encoded by the coding sequence ATGGGAATCCTCTCGCGCGCGTCGTACGTCATCCGCTCGAAACTCAACGCCGTCCTGAACCGAGCGGAGGACCCGACAGAGACCCTCGATTACAGCTACGAGCAGTTGCGTGACGAACTGCAGGATGTCAAACAGGGCATCGCGGACCTGACGACCCAGAAGAAGCGACTGGAGATCCAGAAGCGCCGCCTCGAAGAAAACGTCGAGAAGCACAACGAACAGGCGCGTCAAGCCGTCGAGCAGGACCGTGAAGACCTCGCTCGTCAGGCGCTGGAAAAGAAAAAGCAGAAAATGAGCCAGATAGAGGATCTGGAAGGCCAGATACAGGACTTGCAGAACCAACAGGACCAGCTGGTCGAGCAGAAAGACGAGCTCCAGAAACAGATCGAGCAGTTCCGCACAAAGAAGGAGACGATGAAGGCCCGCCACGAGGCCGCCAAGGCGTCGGCGCGCGTCAACGAGGCAATGACCGGCGCGGGCGACGAGATGCAGGACATCAATCAGGCTATCGAGCGTGCGGAGGAACGCACCGAGGACATGGAAGCCCGCTCGCAGGCGATGGACGAACTCCGCGAGGACGGCGTCCTCGAAAGTCAGATATCGGATGAGAGTTCGCTGGAGCGGGAGCTTGAGGAAGTCCGACAGAAAGGCTCAGTCGACGCCGAACTCGACACGCTGAAAGCCGAGATGGGGAAAGCCGAGGACGGCGATAGCGGGTCGACCGACGCGGACGTCTCCGAGGCCGAACTGGAGCAGGAACTCGCCGACGAGAGTACGCAGGTCGACGTCGACGAGAGCGAGGTCGAGTCGGAGCTTGACGAGCTGAAAGAGGACGAGCAGTAA
- a CDS encoding alpha/beta hydrolase, protein MTTVGIPGGRDVTATLDRPGSDAIVVACPPHPQYGGKRSDTRLNAVSDALAPDVGCLRFDYGAWDEGRGERVDAENALAWASERADAVGLFGYSFGAAVALCAAAELDSESEPSVFSVLAPPAGLTAHLDAVAALDAIDCPVQVVVGERDDTVDWEPVVDRATELGQAVERLPADHHFVGQSGRVGETVGPFLRGHL, encoded by the coding sequence ATGACTACCGTCGGGATTCCGGGCGGGCGAGACGTCACCGCGACGCTCGACCGACCCGGGTCGGACGCTATCGTCGTTGCGTGCCCGCCCCATCCACAGTACGGCGGTAAGCGGTCGGACACGCGCCTGAACGCGGTCAGCGACGCACTGGCCCCCGATGTCGGCTGTCTCCGCTTCGACTACGGCGCGTGGGACGAGGGCCGCGGCGAACGGGTCGACGCCGAGAACGCGCTGGCGTGGGCGAGCGAGCGGGCCGACGCTGTCGGCCTGTTTGGCTACAGTTTCGGCGCAGCTGTGGCGCTCTGTGCGGCCGCCGAACTCGATAGCGAGTCCGAGCCGTCGGTCTTCTCCGTCCTCGCCCCGCCGGCCGGACTGACCGCCCATCTCGATGCTGTCGCCGCGCTCGACGCTATCGACTGCCCGGTACAGGTCGTGGTCGGCGAGCGCGACGACACTGTGGACTGGGAGCCGGTCGTCGACCGGGCCACCGAACTGGGACAGGCCGTCGAGCGTCTGCCGGCCGATCATCACTTCGTCGGCCAGAGCGGCCGTGTCGGTGAGACTGTTGGGCCGTTTCTCCGTGGCCATCTGTAG
- a CDS encoding CTP synthetase, which yields MPTEPETDYDPELGRKFIFVTGGVMSGLGKGITAASTGRLLKNAGFDVTAVKIDPYLNVDAGTMNPFQHGEVYVLKDGGEVDLDLGNYERFLDIDMTFDHNVTTGKTYQHVIEKERAGDYLGRTVQIIPHITDDIKRRIREAAEGNDVCIIEVGGTVGDIEGMPYLEALRQFAHEEDEDDILFTHVTLVPYSKNGEQKTKPTQHSVKELRSIGLQPDILVGRCSDKLDIDTKEKIALFCDVPTEAVFSNPDVDDIYHVPLMVEEEGLDQYVMEELDIASEALPEDERENRWRDLVTQQTEGEVEVALVGKYDLEDAYMSVHEALKHAGLEKNVDVNVRWVNSEKMSDHHADRMREADAIVVPGGFGARGTEGKIEAIRYARENGVPFLGLCLGFQMAVVEYARNVLDLAGAHSAELDEDTPHPVIDILPEQYEIEDMGGTMRLGAHETEIDANTLAATLYGGESCTERHRHRYEVNPEYIDDLEAAGLKFSGRAGNRMEILELGPEDHPYFIGTQFHPEFRSRPTRASPPFVGLLEAVLGEDPHAATTEEVSH from the coding sequence ATGCCGACCGAACCCGAAACGGACTACGACCCGGAACTGGGTCGGAAGTTCATCTTTGTCACCGGTGGCGTGATGTCTGGCCTGGGGAAAGGCATCACCGCCGCCAGCACAGGCCGATTACTCAAAAACGCCGGGTTCGACGTTACAGCGGTCAAAATTGACCCGTATCTGAACGTCGACGCCGGTACGATGAACCCGTTCCAGCACGGCGAGGTGTACGTGCTGAAAGACGGCGGGGAGGTCGACCTCGATCTGGGGAACTACGAGCGGTTCCTCGACATCGACATGACCTTCGACCACAACGTCACGACGGGCAAGACCTACCAGCACGTCATCGAGAAAGAGCGCGCCGGCGACTACCTCGGTCGCACGGTCCAGATTATCCCGCACATCACCGACGACATCAAACGCCGCATCCGCGAGGCCGCCGAGGGCAACGACGTCTGTATCATCGAGGTCGGTGGCACTGTCGGCGACATCGAGGGGATGCCCTATCTCGAAGCACTCCGGCAGTTCGCCCACGAAGAGGACGAGGACGACATTCTCTTTACCCACGTCACGCTCGTCCCCTACTCGAAGAACGGCGAACAGAAGACCAAGCCGACCCAGCACTCTGTGAAGGAACTGCGCTCTATCGGCCTTCAGCCGGACATCCTCGTCGGTCGCTGTTCGGACAAACTCGACATCGACACGAAAGAGAAAATCGCACTGTTCTGTGACGTGCCGACCGAGGCGGTGTTCTCGAACCCGGATGTCGACGACATCTATCACGTCCCGCTGATGGTCGAAGAAGAAGGTCTCGACCAGTACGTGATGGAGGAACTCGACATCGCGTCGGAGGCCCTGCCCGAGGACGAGCGGGAGAACCGCTGGCGCGACCTCGTCACGCAGCAGACCGAAGGCGAGGTCGAGGTCGCCCTCGTCGGCAAGTACGACCTCGAAGACGCCTACATGTCCGTCCACGAGGCGCTGAAACACGCTGGGTTGGAGAAGAACGTCGACGTGAACGTCCGGTGGGTCAACTCCGAGAAGATGAGCGACCACCACGCGGACCGGATGCGCGAGGCCGACGCCATCGTCGTCCCCGGCGGGTTCGGCGCGCGCGGGACCGAGGGGAAGATCGAGGCGATCCGCTACGCCCGCGAGAACGGCGTTCCCTTCCTCGGGCTGTGTCTCGGCTTCCAGATGGCTGTCGTCGAGTATGCCCGCAACGTCCTCGACCTGGCGGGCGCTCACTCCGCTGAACTCGACGAGGACACGCCACACCCGGTCATCGACATCCTGCCCGAACAGTACGAGATCGAGGACATGGGCGGGACGATGCGGCTGGGTGCTCACGAAACCGAAATCGACGCGAATACGCTCGCCGCGACGTTGTACGGCGGCGAGTCCTGTACCGAACGGCACCGCCACCGCTACGAGGTCAACCCCGAGTACATCGACGACCTCGAAGCCGCCGGGCTGAAGTTCTCCGGCCGCGCCGGGAACCGTATGGAGATACTCGAACTCGGACCGGAAGACCACCCGTACTTCATCGGGACGCAGTTCCATCCGGAGTTCCGCTCCCGGCCGACGCGTGCTAGCCCGCCCTTCGTCGGACTGCTCGAAGCCGTGCTCGGTGAGGACCCACACGCTGCGACGACCGAGGAGGTGAGCCACTGA
- a CDS encoding GMP synthase: protein MVNVDEFIEEAKAEIAEEIGDKHAVIGLSGGVDSSTAAALAYEAIGDQLTAVYVDTGLMRKGETDEIRETFDYMDSLRVVEAQDRFLEELEGETDPEEKRHIIGEQFIREFETVAREVDADYLVQGTIYPDRIESEGTIKSHHNVGGLPERIDFEGIVEPMRDLYKDEVREVARALDLEEIISERMPFPGPGLAVRIIGEVTEEKLEVAREANHVVEEELEEYEPWQALAAVIGKATGVKGDNRVHGWVVAVRSVESRDGMTARAQELDWDTLQRIQSRITGAHENVARVVYDVTHKPPATIEYE, encoded by the coding sequence ATGGTGAACGTTGACGAGTTCATCGAAGAGGCCAAAGCCGAAATCGCCGAGGAAATCGGCGACAAACACGCCGTCATCGGACTCTCCGGTGGCGTCGACTCCTCGACCGCCGCCGCGCTGGCCTACGAGGCCATCGGCGACCAGCTCACCGCCGTCTACGTCGACACCGGGCTGATGCGGAAAGGCGAGACCGACGAGATCCGCGAGACGTTCGACTACATGGACTCGCTGCGGGTCGTCGAGGCCCAGGACCGCTTCCTCGAGGAACTCGAAGGCGAGACCGACCCCGAGGAGAAACGCCACATCATCGGCGAGCAGTTCATCCGGGAGTTCGAGACGGTCGCCCGCGAGGTCGACGCCGACTACCTCGTCCAGGGGACCATCTACCCCGACCGCATCGAGAGCGAGGGCACGATAAAGAGCCACCACAACGTCGGCGGCCTGCCCGAGCGCATCGACTTCGAGGGCATCGTCGAGCCGATGCGGGACCTCTACAAGGACGAGGTGCGGGAAGTGGCCCGCGCGCTCGACCTTGAAGAGATAATCTCCGAGCGGATGCCGTTCCCCGGTCCCGGGCTCGCGGTGCGTATCATCGGCGAGGTCACCGAGGAGAAACTCGAAGTCGCCCGCGAGGCTAACCACGTCGTCGAGGAGGAACTGGAGGAGTACGAGCCCTGGCAGGCCCTGGCCGCCGTCATCGGCAAGGCCACGGGCGTGAAGGGCGACAACCGCGTCCACGGCTGGGTCGTCGCTGTCCGCTCGGTCGAGAGCCGTGACGGCATGACCGCCCGGGCGCAGGAACTCGACTGGGACACGCTCCAGCGCATCCAGTCGCGCATCACGGGGGCCCACGAGAACGTCGCCCGCGTCGTCTACGACGTGACCCACAAACCGCCGGCGACCATCGAGTACGAATGA
- a CDS encoding CTP synthetase — translation MKVVLVGTDPNGITDALDAEGHTVTVADVGNRPGLEEAGVHEADVYLLTEMSQATSIAVAKDLNPDLRVVVYAEGSLPDFASRQTDLVVDPDLLGPDAVAEELD, via the coding sequence ATGAAGGTCGTCCTCGTCGGGACGGACCCCAACGGCATCACGGACGCCCTCGACGCCGAGGGCCACACCGTGACGGTCGCCGACGTCGGCAACCGGCCGGGCCTGGAGGAGGCCGGCGTCCACGAGGCGGACGTGTACCTGCTGACGGAGATGTCCCAGGCCACCTCCATCGCCGTCGCCAAGGACCTCAACCCCGACCTGCGGGTCGTCGTCTACGCTGAGGGCTCCTTGCCGGACTTCGCCAGCCGGCAGACCGACCTCGTCGTCGACCCGGACCTGCTCGGTCCCGACGCGGTCGCCGAGGAACTGGACTGA